A window from Herbaspirillum sp. meg3 encodes these proteins:
- a CDS encoding methyl-accepting chemotaxis protein, which produces MQTSAFHYRSWAVGTKLTSLTLALVGALFIAAMLLISYATSTMLEHRSMNQIAGETRGVVNMVEMFDRSVNSQVERFSNMFANSFPEKFSLDSSRTIQIGDKATPVLRNGNTDLNLDFAIPDRFTAQTGVTATIFAKTGDDFVRVSTSVKKENGDRAVGTLLDRTHPGYAALLADKSYSGIATLFGKQYITKYTPIKDAAGQLIGVLYVGVDISADIAALTSKIKALKVGETGYFYVINAKPGNDYGKLIAGPKDEGKNLVGLKDVNGKEFIKDMLTQKEGVMRYMWDNPDTAGHAGEDKIVAFSQFASWNWIIAGETYTAEVTNEIAAMRNRFMLFGAVFLLLVGAVLVIVIKQVVTRPLARAREAADKLAGGDLTARLHVNQQDEIGQLMLAVNGISDGLAHVVADVRQGTEQITTASTEIATGNLDLSSRTEQQAGSLEETASAMEELTSTVKQNADNAQQANQLAQSASEIASQGGAVVGQVIDTMGSINDSSKKIVDIISVIDGIAFQTNILALNAAVEAARAGEQGRGFAVVASEVRSLAQRSAAAAKEIKILIDDSVDKVEAGSKLVEQAGATMTEVVASVKRVTDIVGEISSASQEQRDGIEQVNHAITQMEQTTQQNAALVEEAAAAAQSLQDQAHKLTASVSTFKLDETHAMSFTAAPAPSHSLRTVTAKPAAAIKPAAAAAKPPAAKKALPPADKDSDWEQF; this is translated from the coding sequence ATGCAAACTTCTGCCTTCCATTATCGAAGCTGGGCCGTCGGCACCAAGCTCACTTCTCTCACCCTCGCGCTGGTGGGAGCCTTGTTCATCGCGGCGATGCTATTGATCAGTTACGCCACATCGACGATGCTGGAGCATCGATCGATGAACCAGATCGCCGGCGAGACCCGCGGCGTCGTCAACATGGTCGAAATGTTCGACCGCTCGGTGAACAGCCAGGTGGAGCGTTTCTCCAACATGTTCGCCAACTCCTTTCCGGAAAAATTTTCGCTCGACAGCAGCCGCACCATCCAGATCGGCGACAAGGCGACGCCGGTGCTGCGCAACGGCAATACCGACCTCAACCTGGATTTCGCCATCCCTGACCGCTTCACTGCACAGACTGGCGTGACCGCGACCATCTTCGCCAAGACCGGCGACGATTTCGTGCGCGTCTCCACATCGGTGAAAAAGGAAAACGGCGACCGCGCCGTCGGCACGCTGCTCGACAGAACGCATCCCGGCTACGCGGCACTGCTGGCCGACAAATCCTATAGCGGTATCGCCACACTCTTCGGCAAGCAGTACATCACCAAGTACACCCCGATCAAGGATGCTGCCGGCCAACTGATCGGTGTGCTGTATGTGGGTGTCGACATCTCCGCCGACATTGCGGCGCTGACCAGCAAGATCAAGGCGCTCAAAGTCGGTGAGACCGGCTACTTCTATGTGATCAACGCCAAGCCGGGAAATGACTACGGCAAGCTGATCGCCGGCCCGAAAGATGAAGGCAAAAATCTGGTGGGCCTGAAGGACGTCAACGGCAAAGAATTCATCAAGGATATGCTGACGCAGAAGGAAGGCGTCATGCGCTACATGTGGGACAACCCGGATACCGCCGGCCATGCGGGCGAAGACAAGATCGTTGCATTCAGCCAGTTCGCCAGCTGGAACTGGATCATCGCCGGTGAAACCTATACTGCCGAAGTGACCAATGAAATCGCTGCCATGCGTAACCGCTTCATGCTGTTCGGCGCAGTCTTTTTGCTGCTGGTCGGCGCAGTGCTGGTCATCGTGATCAAACAAGTCGTGACCCGACCGCTGGCGCGTGCCCGCGAAGCCGCCGACAAGCTGGCCGGCGGCGACCTTACCGCACGCCTGCACGTCAATCAGCAAGACGAAATCGGCCAGCTCATGCTCGCCGTCAACGGCATCAGCGACGGCCTGGCGCACGTGGTGGCCGATGTCCGTCAGGGCACCGAGCAGATCACCACCGCCTCGACCGAAATCGCCACAGGCAATCTCGACCTGTCGTCGCGCACCGAGCAGCAGGCAGGCTCGCTGGAGGAAACCGCCTCGGCGATGGAAGAGCTGACCTCCACTGTCAAGCAAAACGCCGACAACGCACAGCAAGCCAACCAGCTGGCGCAGTCCGCCTCTGAAATCGCCTCGCAAGGCGGCGCCGTGGTCGGCCAGGTAATCGACACCATGGGCTCGATCAACGACTCATCGAAGAAAATCGTCGACATCATCAGCGTGATCGACGGCATCGCTTTCCAGACCAACATCCTGGCGCTGAACGCGGCAGTGGAAGCTGCCCGCGCCGGAGAGCAAGGCCGCGGCTTTGCCGTGGTCGCATCCGAAGTCCGCAGTCTGGCGCAACGCTCTGCCGCTGCCGCCAAGGAAATCAAGATTCTCATCGATGATTCCGTCGACAAGGTTGAAGCCGGCAGCAAGCTGGTTGAACAAGCCGGCGCCACCATGACCGAAGTCGTCGCCAGCGTGAAGCGCGTAACCGACATCGTCGGCGAGATCAGCTCGGCCAGCCAGGAACAGCGCGACGGCATCGAGCAAGTCAACCATGCCATCACGCAGATGGAACAAACCACGCAGCAAAATGCCGCACTCGTGGAAGAAGCCGCCGCTGCTGCGCAATCGCTGCAAGATCAGGCGCACAAACTGACGGCATCGGTCAGCACCTTCAAGCTGGACGAGACGCATGCGATGTCGTTCACCGCTGCGCCTGCTCCATCGCATTCCTTGCGCACGGTCACCGCCAAGCCGGCTGCTGCAATCAAACCTGCCGCAGCGGCAGCCAAACCACCTGCTGCAAAAAAGGCATTGCCTCCGGCCGACAAAGACAGCGACTGGGAACAGTTCTAA
- a CDS encoding methyl-accepting chemotaxis protein — MFYRWEKHVKIANITISSRLWLGFGLLMLLMVAMAVVGVNRLSQLNRQMNDVIHDKYPKTVIAGDIIDQLNLVARSVRNILLLKDPQQIKSESDRIVGAEKAIQNQLAELDKRLTDDQSRTLLANLLVTQKNYLEKRDQVLKLVAEGTKEGAIDLLISDVRPVQSAYMGAVEKLIKQQHEMMQASGEEVDRNYQHASNMLIGLAVVGLAMSGFIAFTITRSITRPLNRAVAVAKTVAAGDLTSEIDTSGKDETAQLLGALKTMNDNLQGIVRQVRRGTDTIATATTEIARGNLDLSSRTEQQAGSLEETASAMEELTSTVRQNADNARQANQLAVSASEVAMQGGSVVGKVVHTMESINESSKKIVDIISVIDGIAFQTNILALNAAVEAARAGEQGRGFAVVASEVRNLAQRSASAAKEIKALINDSVEKVGNGSKLVEQAGNTMEEVVTSVRRVTDIVGEITSAGQEQSDGIEQINHAITQMDETTQQNAALVEQAAAAAQSLQDQASHLAQVVGVFKLDERQLIGEPAAATAAVRSPRTSHPARDITPRPSTISTTPAKKLETSKAKAPGGNDAHWEEF, encoded by the coding sequence ATGTTTTACAGATGGGAGAAGCACGTGAAGATTGCCAATATTACGATCAGCAGCCGCCTCTGGCTGGGATTCGGTTTGCTCATGCTGCTGATGGTCGCCATGGCCGTGGTCGGCGTCAACCGGCTATCGCAGCTCAACCGCCAGATGAACGACGTCATCCATGACAAGTACCCCAAGACCGTCATCGCCGGGGACATCATCGACCAGCTCAATCTGGTCGCTCGCTCGGTACGCAACATCCTGCTGCTCAAAGATCCCCAGCAGATCAAGAGTGAAAGCGACCGCATCGTCGGCGCTGAGAAAGCCATCCAGAATCAACTTGCCGAACTCGACAAGCGCCTGACGGACGACCAGAGCCGCACCTTGCTGGCTAATCTGCTGGTGACGCAAAAGAATTATCTGGAAAAACGCGACCAGGTACTCAAGCTCGTTGCCGAAGGCACCAAGGAAGGTGCCATTGATCTGCTCATCAGCGACGTGCGTCCGGTGCAGAGCGCCTACATGGGCGCCGTCGAAAAATTAATCAAACAGCAACACGAAATGATGCAGGCGTCCGGCGAAGAAGTCGATCGTAACTATCAGCACGCCAGCAATATGCTGATTGGACTGGCGGTCGTGGGATTGGCAATGTCCGGCTTCATCGCTTTCACGATTACGCGCAGCATCACCCGACCGCTCAACCGCGCCGTCGCGGTTGCCAAGACGGTTGCCGCAGGTGACCTGACCTCAGAAATCGACACCAGCGGCAAGGACGAGACCGCGCAATTGCTGGGCGCGCTCAAGACCATGAACGACAATCTGCAAGGCATCGTGCGCCAGGTCCGACGCGGCACCGATACCATCGCGACCGCAACGACAGAGATCGCAAGAGGCAACCTGGACCTCTCTTCGCGCACCGAGCAGCAGGCCGGCTCGCTGGAAGAAACCGCTTCCGCCATGGAAGAGCTCACCTCCACCGTCCGCCAGAATGCCGACAACGCGCGCCAGGCTAACCAACTGGCAGTGTCTGCGTCCGAAGTCGCGATGCAAGGCGGTAGCGTGGTCGGCAAGGTCGTTCACACCATGGAATCGATCAATGAGTCATCGAAGAAGATCGTCGACATCATCAGCGTGATCGATGGCATCGCCTTCCAGACCAATATTCTCGCGTTGAACGCAGCGGTCGAAGCCGCCCGTGCCGGAGAACAAGGGCGCGGCTTTGCCGTGGTCGCATCGGAAGTACGCAACCTGGCGCAACGCAGTGCTTCGGCCGCCAAGGAAATCAAAGCCCTGATCAACGACTCCGTCGAGAAAGTCGGCAACGGCAGCAAGCTGGTCGAGCAGGCCGGCAATACGATGGAAGAGGTCGTCACCAGTGTGCGGCGCGTCACCGATATCGTCGGCGAAATCACCTCAGCCGGGCAGGAACAAAGCGACGGCATCGAACAGATCAACCACGCCATTACCCAGATGGACGAGACCACGCAGCAGAATGCCGCGCTGGTCGAACAGGCCGCCGCGGCGGCGCAATCGTTGCAGGATCAGGCGAGCCATCTGGCGCAGGTAGTCGGCGTCTTCAAGCTGGATGAACGCCAGCTCATTGGCGAACCTGCGGCAGCGACGGCAGCTGTCCGCTCGCCACGGACATCGCATCCCGCACGCGACATCACACCACGACCATCAACGATCAGCACGACACCGGCAAAAAAGCTGGAAACCAGCAAAGCGAAAGCTCCCGGTGGCAACGATGCACACTGGGAGGAATTTTAG
- a CDS encoding EAL domain-containing protein produces the protein MMMDAEHISQELQQCRASLEEKEALLAAFSRSMAILELAPDGTILSANDNFLTLMAYRRSDIVGHHHRMLCNPEYAKSPEYAEFWRRLHAGEVVAGTLQRMRSDGSRLWLEATCNPVFDAEGKLQHVVSIAADITAHVDDSQENHSVLRALNRSLGVIEFSADGVIVGANSNYLKTMGYLPEEIVGKHHGFLCDPEYVASQEYENFWRDVNQGRFFSGRFKRIARDGRPIWWEATYTPVLDVDGLPIKIISIGSDVSYRMVREQRDREYQHLLSLGINETDNAVFITNDTNYIVFHNTGFSRMLGFAADEVIGKRPRELFEGQTAILKLIDDCYAVIAQGNSFHGEEMMIDKQGHPLWVSTVVNPILDGDGKLINAVCILTDITNTKMHEVLQYKALNAMVREASLQEVLTMVCLELEHIAPDIIASVLRVDEQGLLHPVAGPRLPEAYNQAIEGIPIGPCVGSCGTAAFRAEPVEVFDIANDPLWADYKHLVLPMGLESCWSTPIKSADGRVIGTLAFYYHGKRKADAFHHRLVDVSLHLCALALEREETRSRIHQLAFYDSLTGLPNRSLLMVKANQAIANAARTRIPLAVLFIDLDRFKQINDSLGHQAGDELLRTVAARLQIEARKSDIVGRLSGDEFVIVLAQCDLHRVTDVVKRIQANLSLPCHIAGVALTPLASIGIALFPDNGDTIEILLHRADMAMYQTKEKNRGRFSFFSDEMNTQAQERLALEGALRDALRGGDFELHYQPQVNVRTGLLHGVEALARWHHDQLGQVSPARFIPIAEECGLIGELGKWALEEACSQLNDWRRRGIKVPSVSVNLSSTNFHDLDLPQFIAGLLQRYELSPGDLTLEITETVMMDTNPSTTRTIHEIHAQGVKLAMDDFGTGYSSLGYLRNLPVCELKLDQSFVRDMDRDETVLALTNAVIRIGESLNLIVVAEGVEDKRQYHLLKQQGCDVAQGYLFSRPMLSEIFEHWLKNFKIDNFL, from the coding sequence ATGATGATGGATGCCGAGCATATCAGCCAGGAACTCCAACAATGCCGCGCCTCTCTGGAGGAGAAGGAAGCGCTGCTGGCTGCATTTTCCCGCTCGATGGCAATACTTGAACTCGCGCCTGACGGCACGATCCTGAGCGCCAACGATAATTTCCTGACGCTCATGGCATACCGGCGCAGCGACATCGTCGGCCATCATCACCGCATGCTGTGCAATCCCGAATACGCCAAATCGCCTGAATACGCCGAATTCTGGCGCCGCCTGCATGCCGGCGAAGTCGTGGCGGGCACCTTGCAGCGCATGCGCAGTGACGGCTCCCGGTTGTGGCTGGAGGCAACCTGCAATCCCGTCTTCGACGCCGAGGGTAAGCTCCAGCACGTAGTCTCCATCGCCGCCGACATCACTGCACATGTTGACGATTCACAGGAAAACCACAGCGTCCTGCGCGCCCTCAACCGCTCGCTCGGCGTCATCGAGTTTTCTGCCGATGGCGTCATCGTCGGCGCCAACAGCAACTATCTCAAGACCATGGGCTACCTGCCCGAAGAGATCGTCGGCAAGCACCATGGCTTTTTATGCGATCCGGAATATGTCGCCAGCCAGGAATATGAAAACTTCTGGCGCGACGTCAATCAGGGGCGCTTTTTCTCGGGACGTTTTAAAAGAATTGCGCGTGACGGCCGCCCCATCTGGTGGGAGGCAACCTATACGCCGGTGCTGGATGTCGACGGCCTGCCGATCAAGATCATCAGCATCGGCTCGGATGTGTCTTACCGCATGGTGCGCGAACAACGTGATCGCGAATACCAGCATCTGCTGTCGCTGGGCATCAACGAAACCGACAACGCTGTTTTCATCACCAACGACACCAATTACATCGTCTTTCACAATACCGGTTTCAGCCGCATGCTCGGCTTTGCCGCCGACGAAGTCATCGGCAAACGGCCGCGCGAACTATTCGAAGGACAGACGGCGATCCTGAAGCTGATCGACGATTGCTACGCCGTCATTGCGCAAGGCAACAGCTTCCACGGGGAAGAGATGATGATCGACAAGCAAGGCCATCCGCTGTGGGTATCGACCGTGGTCAATCCGATTCTCGACGGCGACGGCAAGCTGATCAATGCCGTCTGCATCCTGACCGACATCACCAACACCAAGATGCACGAGGTGCTGCAGTACAAGGCGCTCAACGCCATGGTGCGTGAAGCCAGCCTGCAAGAAGTGCTGACCATGGTATGTCTGGAGCTGGAGCACATTGCACCCGACATCATTGCCTCGGTACTGCGCGTCGACGAACAGGGCTTGCTGCATCCGGTTGCAGGTCCGCGTTTGCCCGAAGCTTACAACCAGGCTATAGAAGGCATACCGATCGGGCCCTGCGTCGGCTCGTGCGGCACCGCCGCTTTCCGCGCCGAGCCGGTGGAAGTCTTCGACATCGCCAACGATCCGCTGTGGGCGGACTACAAACATCTGGTGCTGCCGATGGGACTGGAGTCGTGCTGGTCGACGCCGATTAAATCGGCCGACGGCCGCGTCATCGGCACGCTGGCTTTCTACTATCACGGCAAGCGCAAGGCCGATGCCTTCCATCATCGCCTGGTCGACGTCAGTCTGCATCTGTGCGCACTGGCGCTGGAACGCGAAGAGACGCGTTCGCGCATCCATCAACTGGCGTTCTACGATTCGCTGACCGGCCTGCCCAATCGCAGCCTGCTGATGGTCAAGGCCAACCAGGCCATTGCCAATGCAGCGCGCACACGGATTCCGCTGGCGGTGCTGTTCATTGATCTGGATCGCTTCAAGCAGATCAACGACTCGCTCGGCCATCAGGCCGGCGACGAATTGCTGCGCACGGTTGCGGCGCGGTTGCAAATCGAGGCGCGCAAGTCGGATATCGTCGGTCGCTTGTCGGGAGACGAGTTCGTCATCGTGCTGGCGCAATGTGATCTCCATCGCGTCACCGATGTTGTCAAACGCATCCAGGCCAATCTCTCGCTGCCTTGCCATATTGCAGGTGTGGCGCTGACGCCGCTGGCCAGCATCGGCATTGCCCTGTTCCCGGACAATGGCGACACCATCGAGATCCTGCTGCATCGTGCCGATATGGCGATGTATCAGACCAAGGAAAAGAACCGCGGCCGCTTCAGCTTCTTCAGCGACGAAATGAACACGCAAGCGCAAGAGCGGCTGGCGCTGGAAGGCGCTTTGCGCGATGCGTTGCGCGGTGGCGATTTTGAGCTGCACTACCAGCCGCAGGTCAATGTCCGCACAGGCCTGCTGCATGGCGTGGAGGCGCTGGCCCGGTGGCATCATGACCAGTTGGGACAAGTTTCGCCGGCACGCTTCATCCCGATTGCGGAAGAATGCGGACTCATCGGAGAGCTCGGCAAGTGGGCGCTGGAAGAAGCCTGTTCACAGTTGAATGATTGGCGCCGCCGCGGCATCAAGGTGCCGTCGGTCTCGGTCAATCTGTCGTCGACCAACTTCCATGATCTGGATCTGCCGCAATTCATTGCCGGCTTGCTGCAACGCTATGAATTATCTCCCGGCGACCTGACGCTGGAGATCACCGAGACCGTGATGATGGATACCAATCCCAGCACCACGCGCACCATCCATGAAATCCACGCGCAGGGCGTCAAACTGGCGATGGACGATTTCGGCACCGGCTACTCCAGTCTCGGCTACCTGCGCAATCTGCCGGTATGCGAACTGAAACTGGACCAAAGTTTTGTGCGCGACATGGATCGCGACGAAACCGTGCTGGCGCTGACCAATGCCGTCATTCGCATCGGCGAGAGCCTCAACCTGATCGTCGTCGCCGAAGGCGTGGAAGACAAACGGCAATACCATCTGCTCAAACAACAGGGCTGCGATGTCGCTCAGGGCTATCTGTTTTCGCGCCCGATGCTGTCTGAAATTTTCGAGCACTGGCTGAAAAATTTCAAAATAGATAACTTTTTATAA
- a CDS encoding VTT domain-containing protein, protein MDYLQLLDVLLHVDKSLGILIEQYGTMIYVVLFLIIFCETGLVVLPFLPGDSLLFIAGTFCATGAMNIWLLMFLLVVAAITGNTLNYWIGKAIGHRVFTNNYRWLNPEALAKTHSFYEKHGGKTIILARFTPIVRTFAPFIAGVSEMTFVKFQFFNIIGALLWVVGLVVFGYLFGNLPWVRQNLNTLVLIGIAAAILPIVLGGLWQVFRKFRRRK, encoded by the coding sequence ATGGATTACTTGCAGTTACTGGATGTGCTGTTGCACGTCGACAAGTCCCTCGGCATCCTGATAGAGCAATACGGCACGATGATTTATGTGGTGCTGTTCCTGATTATCTTTTGCGAAACCGGTCTGGTGGTGCTACCGTTTTTGCCTGGCGATTCTCTGTTGTTCATTGCCGGCACGTTTTGCGCCACCGGCGCAATGAACATCTGGCTATTGATGTTTCTGCTGGTTGTTGCTGCCATCACCGGCAATACCCTCAATTATTGGATCGGCAAAGCGATCGGACACAGAGTCTTTACCAACAATTACCGCTGGCTTAATCCTGAAGCGCTGGCAAAAACCCATTCCTTTTACGAAAAGCACGGCGGAAAAACCATCATCCTGGCGCGGTTCACGCCTATCGTCCGGACCTTTGCGCCCTTCATTGCCGGCGTGTCGGAAATGACCTTCGTCAAATTCCAGTTCTTCAACATCATCGGCGCCTTGCTCTGGGTAGTCGGGCTGGTCGTGTTCGGTTATCTGTTTGGTAACTTGCCCTGGGTACGCCAGAACCTCAACACCCTGGTGCTGATCGGCATTGCCGCGGCTATTTTGCCTATCGTGCTTGGCGGTTTGTGGCAGGTCTTTCGCAAGTTCCGCCGGCGCAAATAA
- a CDS encoding methyl-accepting chemotaxis protein, whose amino-acid sequence MRITNLKIGVRLGAGFAILVALLIITGFVGGNRLSFLNQQMSTVVNQTYPKTVLASDIINQENLIIRATRNLLLMTDPAQIKLQNDLIPVAIKTIAADMDALDKGIKSEKGRTLFQEIQRARADYANASDQVLKSIAAGDRDKALNQLFTGGTFDLQQKYLKSLNELNKYQDQLMKDASLSVENEYSSARNLIIALTTAAMLLACVIAYLTTRSITQPLNHAVNLAETVAAGDLTSRIDSSAKDETGKLLAALQTMNSRLQQIVGEVRVSTDTIATASSEIATGNLDLSSRTEQQASSLEETASAMEELTSTVKQNADNARQANQLAASASTVAVEGGSVVGQVVNTMESINESSRKIVDIISVIDGIAFQTNILALNAAVEAARAGEQGRGFAVVASEVRSLAQRSAAAAKEIKTLIDDSVDKVGQGSKLVAQAGVTMDEVVASVKRVTDVMGEITAASQEQSDGIEQVNQAITQMDQTTQQNAALVEQAAAAAQSLQDQAGRLSQVVSVFKISSADLAGAGTSPASPTRKPATPRPVAPRPVAAASRPPAIAPRKAEQPAVAPKAIAAHKADDGDQWEQF is encoded by the coding sequence ATGCGCATCACAAATCTGAAAATCGGCGTCCGGCTGGGCGCCGGCTTTGCCATTCTCGTGGCATTACTGATCATCACAGGCTTTGTGGGCGGTAACCGGCTGTCCTTCCTCAATCAACAAATGTCTACCGTCGTCAACCAGACGTATCCAAAAACCGTCTTAGCCAGCGATATCATCAACCAGGAAAACCTGATCATCCGCGCCACGCGCAATCTGCTGCTGATGACGGATCCGGCACAAATCAAACTGCAGAACGACTTGATCCCGGTCGCGATCAAAACGATCGCTGCCGACATGGACGCGCTGGACAAAGGCATCAAGTCAGAAAAAGGCCGGACGCTCTTCCAGGAGATTCAACGCGCCCGAGCCGACTATGCAAACGCCAGCGATCAAGTGCTGAAAAGCATCGCCGCCGGCGACCGGGACAAAGCCTTGAACCAGCTCTTCACCGGCGGCACCTTCGACCTCCAGCAAAAATACCTGAAGTCACTCAATGAGCTGAATAAATATCAGGATCAGTTGATGAAGGACGCCAGCCTCAGCGTGGAGAACGAGTACAGCAGTGCACGCAACCTGATCATCGCCCTCACCACCGCGGCCATGCTGCTTGCCTGCGTGATTGCTTACCTCACGACACGCAGCATCACGCAACCGCTGAACCACGCTGTCAACCTGGCGGAAACTGTCGCCGCCGGCGACTTGACGTCGCGCATCGACAGCAGCGCCAAAGATGAAACCGGCAAGTTGCTGGCAGCACTCCAGACCATGAATTCGCGTCTGCAACAAATCGTCGGCGAGGTGCGCGTCAGTACCGATACGATTGCGACGGCTTCCAGTGAAATTGCAACCGGCAACCTTGATCTGTCATCCCGCACGGAACAACAAGCCAGCTCACTGGAAGAAACCGCCTCGGCCATGGAAGAACTGACTTCCACCGTCAAACAAAATGCCGACAACGCGCGCCAGGCCAATCAACTGGCCGCATCGGCTTCCACGGTGGCGGTCGAAGGCGGCAGCGTCGTCGGCCAGGTGGTCAACACCATGGAATCGATCAATGAGTCGTCCAGAAAAATTGTCGACATCATCAGCGTCATCGACGGCATCGCTTTTCAGACCAATATCCTGGCGTTGAATGCCGCCGTGGAAGCGGCCCGCGCAGGCGAACAGGGACGCGGCTTTGCCGTCGTCGCCTCGGAAGTACGCAGTCTGGCGCAGCGTTCAGCTGCAGCGGCCAAAGAGATCAAGACACTCATCGATGATTCCGTGGACAAAGTCGGACAAGGCAGCAAGCTGGTTGCCCAGGCCGGTGTCACCATGGATGAGGTGGTCGCCAGCGTCAAGCGCGTCACCGACGTCATGGGCGAAATCACCGCCGCCAGCCAGGAACAAAGCGACGGCATCGAACAAGTGAATCAGGCCATCACACAGATGGATCAGACCACCCAACAAAATGCCGCTCTGGTGGAACAAGCCGCCGCGGCCGCGCAATCCCTGCAAGACCAGGCCGGCCGGCTGTCGCAGGTCGTCAGTGTGTTCAAGATCTCTTCTGCTGACCTGGCCGGTGCCGGCACTTCGCCAGCTTCGCCAACGCGTAAGCCTGCGACGCCAAGACCGGTTGCACCGAGACCTGTGGCCGCAGCATCCAGGCCGCCTGCCATTGCCCCAAGGAAAGCGGAGCAACCGGCTGTCGCCCCCAAGGCTATTGCAGCGCACAAGGCCGACGACGGCGATCAGTGGGAACAGTTCTGA